GGTGGCGCGCACGGTATAGAGCACCAGGTGGCCATCGGGCGAGAGCTGCGGATCGCCGACGCGATCCATCATCACCAGATCGCGGATACCGAAAGGATGGGTGCCATGGTTTTCGACCTCGGCCGCCACAGCAGAAGTACCGGCCAGCGCAAGCGCCAGCGCGACAAACAGGGGTTTCATGGGTAGGTTCCTGAGTGTTGCGAAAACATTGACGTTAAGAGCCCACGCCCCGCAGCGCAAGCACGCCGAAAGTACCCGGCAAACCCATCGAGTTCACGCGCATCCGGCCGATGGCAGCGTCCAATGTCGTGATGAGATCGCCTCGATCTCACAAAAAAACGAGAAAATCCCAGGTGCTAGTATCTCCCAGCCACCATCAACCCTCCCGGGTTGGCTGATTCAGCGTAACGGCTTCAAGGGGACAAGGATGAGCACGTCTACAACCGCCAACGCGCGGCGCTACTGGCTGATCGCATGGATTGGCGTCACCCTTTTGGCCCTTGGGCTACGCTGGGCTTATCTGTCACGCATGGAGGTCGATGGCCCCCTTCGAGGCGACGCGGGCCAGTACGTTTCCTATGCCTGGAATCTGGTCCACCACGGGGTGTTCTCGAAGAACGCCCCCGGTAGCGCGAACGTGGTACCCGACAGCTTTCGGGATCCCGGGTATCCCAGCCTTCTCGCTGCGCTGATGCTTGTCTCCGACGACTTCAGCCCTTGGTATCACCACGTCCTTCTGTTCCAGGGGCTGCTGGGCGCACTGACAGTCGCACTGCTGATGGCAGCAGCGCGACCCTGGCTAGGCATGAAGGGCGCCGTAGTCGCGGGTCTGTTGATGGCTATCTGGCCTCACAGCATCACGTTCACTGGCTATCTGCTGTCCGAGACAGCGACTGCCTTTTGGGTTGCCTTGGGGCTTTTTTTGCTGCAAAGAACCGCTACGCGGAACAGCTTGCCGATCATGGTCGGCTGCGGCATCGCCTTCGGTATCGCCGCGCTGACCAACGCCGTCATGATTCCGTTTGCGGCGATCTTGGCGAGCATCTTCTGGTGGCGGGGCAACTTCACACGCTCCATGGCGCTCGCACTGGCCATCGCCTCGCTGCTGCTGCCGATTGCATGGGGCGTGCGCAATGCACAGTTGCCGCCCGCCGAAAGCTCTTCGGGACGTGCCCTGTTGAATGCGATACAGGGTTCCTGGCCGGAGTACCACGCAAGCTATATCGCCAGCATCGAGGGTGACCCGAATGCCCAACGCGTTCAGGGCTCCATCCAGCACGAATACGATGTCGCGATGACGTCCCGATCCGCTGGCATGGCGCTTGTATCCGCCAGGATGGGAGAGCACCCGCTACGTTATCTCGGATGGTACGCGAGCAAACCCGCACTCTTATGGGACTGGGCCATCCGCATGGGCCAGGGAAATATCTATCAGTATGCAGCGCTCCACTCTCTGCTCAACGAACAACCGATACTCAAAGCACTTGTTGCGCTGTGCTGGGTGCTCAATCCATTGATCATGTGCCTGGCACTGGCGGGCGTGCTACTGGTGTGGATGAAAGAGCGGGGGCGCTCACCACTATCGCTGGCCGTCGCCGTTCTTGCGGTCTACGTCACTGTCGTCTACTCCCTGCTACAGGCCGAACCTCGCTACTCCATCCCGTTCCGGGGCATCGAACTCATACTCGCTGTCGAAGCCGTGAGGCAATGTCTCTGCTGGCGCGCGGCCCGAAACCGACGAGCCGGACTGTCAAATTGGTCGAGAACGGCTACCGACGATCCAACCACGATGTGACCCTCCAGAGCACTTCGAGACGGGGGTCTCAGAACGCACTGACGCGCAACGTCACTTTTTGCCCTTCACGAGCAAGCGGCACATTCGCACCGAGACGGGCTCGACAATCCTGCAAGAACGTCAGCTTTGTGAGGTTGCCCGGTCTCGTGACCGTATGCACAATCCTCACACCCGCAACATTGTGGGTCACCGCCAAAAGGCATCCGTGGCATGTAACGTGCTGCGGATGTCGGGAGCTTCCTGGTCGTTCCAGACCGCAGTAAGGGGGTCCGTTCCCGCCTAGGGGGAATCGGGACCGGGGCTCAGGGGGCACTACCGGTTAGCTAACCAAAACAGAGGAACCACCATGAAGAACGTGCAGAAGGGCTTTACCCTGATCGAACTGATGATCGTCGTGGCGATCATCGCGATCCTGGCCGCCATCGCCATCCCGCAGTACCAGAACTACATCACCAAGTCCCAGTTCTCCGAGTCGCAGACCATTGCTGACGGCCTGAAGACGCCGATCGTGGAGTACTACAACCAGACCGGCATCTGCCCCACCAACAGCACCACGGGCTTCGTTACGGCTGCCAGCTACAGCGGCAAGTACGTGCAGCAGGCCTCGCTTAGCGGCTCGGGCTCCGGCGCAACCCAGGCTTGCATCGTCACGGTTACCTTCAAGTCGACCGCCGGCTCGGTGTCCTCCCCGCTCATCGGCGAGACTGTCGCGATCACTGGCCAGGTCGGCAACGGCGGCGCCGTCACCTGGGCCTGCGCAAGCACCACCATCCTCGGCAAGTACATGCCCCAGGTCTGCCAGGGCAAGTAATCCGTCCGCAGATAGCTATCACATGCTGTACCAAAAACCCCTCCGTACGGAGGGGTTTTTTGTGTCCACATCTCGGAAGACTCGCCTTAATGCCTTTTACCTGCTCATGACAGCCCGACGCACCAGCTTCCTGCTCGTCGTCACCCTGCTTGCCTGCGCTGCGTTGTACTGGCCGGCCTTGCATGGCCCCTTTCTTTCGACGACTTCCCCAACCTCGCCGCCATGAACAGCATCGACCACCTGTCGAGCTGGCGCGAGTTGGGAATCTACCTGTCGCAACCACGAGAATTCCCCGGCCGCCCGCTAGCCATGCTGAGCTTTCTCCTTCAGCGAGGTGACTGGCCAGGCTCACCCTTCCCGTTCAAGTTGGTAAACCTTGGGCTGCACCTTATGTGCGGCTTACTCGTGTTCCAACTGACCCGGCGCTTGTCCCGATCATTTGGCAAGGACAATGACACGCCACCTCACGTGCGACAGCATGAAATAGCCGCACTTCTCGCCACGGCGGCCTGGCTGCTGAACCCGATGGAACTTTCCGGCGTGGTGTCGGTGATCCAGCGCATGACACTGCTGATGGCTTTGTTCGTGCTGCTGGGCCTGCTCGCGTACCTGCGAGGGATGCTGCGTGAGGATCTTTCGATATCGCGGCGCACCGCATGGATGATCATCGGTCTCGGACTCTGTACGTTGCTCGCCTTCCTATGCAAAGAGAATGGCGTCCTCCTGCCTGTCTATGCATTGACGCTAGACGCCACGGTGCTACGCAAGCCCGTAAATCGGCTGCCGAAACCACTGAAATGGCTACGACGCCTACTGATATGGCCCGCTACACTTTTCGTGCTGGGCTACCTCGCACACATAGGATTCATCGCCTGGGGCCAGCACTACGGTCGTGATTTCACGCTGGGCGAGCGCCTGCTCACCGAGCCACGTGTACTGGCCAGCTACTTGGTCAACACCTTCCTTCCCCGGTTTGGTATCTATGGGCTTTACCACGATGACTTCGCCGTTTCACACGGTCTGGCATCCACGCCGGCCACCCTTCCCTGCCTTGCATTGCTGATCGCGGCCCTTGTGGCCGCGTTCGCCTCATTGAAACGCCGGCCGCTACTGGCCATGGCTATCCTGTGGTACCTCGGCGGCCAGTTGATTGAAAGCACTACGGTGATGCTGGAGCTGTACTTCGAACATCGCAACTACGTACCACTGATCGGCCCGATGATGGCGATCGGCATGGGCTTGACACGGTTGCGCACACCGGTGCAACGCAAGCTCACCCAGTTGGCTTATGGCACTTGGCTCGCCGCTTGCTGCCTTGCGACGACCCTGAGTGCGCGGGTCTACGCATCTGAGAATCTGCTCGCCACGGCCTGGTCACATGCGCAACCGGGCTCTGCCCGTGCACAAATCTATCTTGCGGGCCGCCTGAGCCAGAACGGTCACTCGGCCAAGGCGCTAGAGATCATTTCAACCCTACAGACACGGGAGCCACAGAATGCCGGCCTCGCGGCCAACCGCGTCTACCTCCTCTGCCGCATGGGTACACTCAAGACCGGTGACCTGGACGAGTTGGATCATGTGCTGCGCCTCGCTACCTTCGACCGCGCCGCTTACGAGAACATCGAAACCCTGCGTGAACTGGCCACTACCAGACAATGCCCAGCCTTGGATGATGCTCGCTGGGTAAGCATGACTGGCATCATGCTGGATAACCCCGCCTATCGCGACAACAGCGTCTCCAACGGCTTTCTTCACTACCAGAGGCACCTCTGGGCCGTGCAGCACGGCGACCTGAACATGGCAATCAGCGAATTGGATGCCGTTTATCAGGCAGACCCTGATGCCAACATTCCCCGCCTACAGGCCAAATACTTGGTCAGCGCAGGCCTGCGTGCCCAGGCTATCGACGTGTTACGCGACACCGACGCTCGCCGCCTGCCTTTGCTGAGACGCCTGCTGGTGAACGACAAAGCTATCAATGAAGAGACCATCGTCGAGATAGAGCACATGAAATAGCGGCTGCCCCAACATCGTCTCTGGTAGTCCTGGCGCGCTTGCCAGGGCTACCGGATGCAGGACCATCTTCCGTCATCCATAATCGAAGCACTACAGGGGCTTCCAGCCCCAACCAACAGACAAGCAGATGGTCAACCAGGTAACTTCACCCTCTAACCATCGCCAGTGGCAAGGCTATGTGCTGCTTGCTCTAGCGCTTCTGCTCACCATCATCATCTATTGGCCAGGCCTCTCAGGTGGCTGGCTGTTCGACGACTTTCCCAACATCGTCAACAATCGCGGTGTGCAACCCAGCACGATCGATTTCAGGACTTTGGTTCATGCCGCCCTGTCGGCACCGGCCAGCGATTTAAAGCGGCCACTGGCATCGCTCAGCTTCGTTGCGAACTTTGTGGTCAGCGGGCTGGACCCGTGGAGCTGGAAAGTCACCAACTTAGCGATTCACCTGTCGAATGGCCTACTGGTGTTTGTTCTGGCGCGCATGCTGTTGCTTCGATCCGTAGCGTCCGTTCCCTCGAGCGTCAAACAGCAAACCACCACCGCAGCATGCATTGCCGGTGCATGGATGATCCTGCCCGTCAATCTCACTGCGGTGCTTTACGTTGTCCAACGCGAGGAAAGCCTGGCCAACCTCTTCGTCCTGCTGGGCCTTATCGGCTACATCGCAGGCCGGACGTCCATGCTGGCGCCAAATCCATCCGTCGCTCACACCGATCGATCGTGGCGTGGCATCGCCCTTTGCAGCCTCAGCATCATCGTGCCGACCTTTATCGGCGCACTGGCGAAGGAAACTGCCGTGATGCTCCCTCTGTATGCACTAGGCATCGAGTGGGTACTGTTTGCGTCGAAGCAGCAGCACGAGAATCCACCGCAGCATTCTCGTTTCGACTGGCGCATTGGCGCCCTGTTTATTGTCACGCTGCTGCTACCCATGGCTATCGGCTTAGCTTGGCTTGTACCCGGACTTCTAAACCCGGCTAACTGGGCAACACGTGACTTCACGCTTGGTACGCGCCTTTTGACGGAAGCACGCGTCGTTGTGTCTTACCTGCTGTGGACTGTGTTTCCAACGCCGCACATGCTGTCGTTCTATCACGACCAGTATCGTATCTCGTCCGGATTGCTGACTCCCTGGACCACCTTGGCCAGCATGCTGGCATTGACGGCATTGCTCGGGCTCGCCGTAGGTGTGCGCCGACGTTTTCCATGCGTTGCGCTGGGCATCCTGTGGTTTCTGAGTTGCCATCTTCTAACGGGCACCGTCCTTCCGTTGGAACTGGTCTATGAGCACCGGAACTATTTCGCCAGCGCCAGCGTCATGCTGGCTATCGTTCCGTTGTTGACCGCACCGGCTCCACCGAGGACGGGGAGTACCAGCAACCCCATCCCTTCAACAGGGGCACTGCCGCTCGCCCTGCCGCGCCATCTTCTGTTCGGCGGATTGGTCGTTTGCTGGGCGGCACTTACCTTAGTCACGTCCTATGCATGGGGAGACCCCTTGAGGCTGTCGCGCGACCTTGCTTCGCGCGGCCCTGACTCCCCTCGCGCCATGTATGAGCTTGGCCGCACTTACATCATCTACTCGAAATACGACCCTGCCTCGCCCTACACGAGCCTGGCCTACGACGCACTGGAAAAGGCCGCGGCTCTGCCCGAGTCGTCCATCCTTCCTCAGCAAGCGCTGATCTTCATGAACTCACGCATGCACCTTCCCCTGAAAGATCGGTGGTGGGACAGCATGATCACCAAGCTCAAGGCACGAAAGTCCACGGTACAGGATGAGAGCTCGCTGGAGGAATTGAGCTCTTGCCAGACCATCGGAGAATGCGACCTGCCCAAGCAGCGCATGCTGGAAGCCTATATGGCCGCCCTGTCCCACCCGAACCCGAGCGCCCGACTACTCAACATGTACGGTATGTACGCCTGGGAAGTACTGGACGATCACGCACTGGCTCTGCGGATGCTACAAGACGCTGTTGCTGCCAATCCGAAGGAACCAGCCTATCGCGTTACCCTGGTTCGCATGCTCACGGACATGAATCGCCTCGAAGAAGCTCGCCTGGCCCTAAACGACCTACAACCCTTCAACTTGGCAGGACATATGGACCAGGGCATCGGCAGGCTGAATGCTGCCATCGTGGCAAAAGAAAAAGGCAACACATCGCCTACGCAAAACGGCGCGGTCAAATAACACCCGACGAACGACGTTACCTCTTGCCCTTGTTCAGCCCTTCCAGCCGACATGACACCATTCGCAAACCATCTTGGCTCACCATGAAAACGATACGTACCAAAGCAGATCTTGCCCTGTACGGCGCCGAGCCAGCTTTCGCCCAACCGCTCCACGTGGGGCGCCCGAATATCGGCGACAGGACCGCTTTCATGAGTCGCCTGGATCAGGTATTGGACAATCAGTGGCTCACCAATAACGGTCCGATGGTGCAGGAATTCGAGCGGGAGATTGCCGAAAAACTGGGCGTGAAGCACTGCGTGGCCATGTGCAATGGCACCATTGCTCTAGAGATCGCCATTCGCGCGCTCCAGCTCGAAGGCGAAGTCATTGTGCCGTCGTGGACCTTCGTTGCCACCGCACACGCGCTGTATTGGCAAGGGATCACCCCCGTTTTCGCGGACATCGACCCCGCCACGCACAACCTGGACCCCGCTTCCGTACGATGCATGATCACACCACGCACGAGCGGCATCATCGGCGTGCATCTGTGGGGTCGGGCGGCACCGGTACGGGAACTGCAGGATATCGCCGACGAACACCGGCTCAAGCTGATGTTTGACGCTGCGCATGCCTTCGGCAGCACCTATCGCGGCGAAACCATCGGCCGATTCGGCGCTTGCGAAGTGCTGAGCTTCCATGCGACCAAGTCATTCAACACCTTCGAGGGTGGCGCCGTCGCCACCAACGACGACGAACTCGCCGACACCATGCGCCTGATGCGCAACTTCGGATTCTCTGGATACGACAACGTCATCCACCCGGGCACCAACGGAAAGATGGTCGAGGTATGCGCGGCCATGGGCTTGGCCAATCTCCTTAGCCACGAATCGGTGGTGGTGGCCAACCGGGAAAACTACGAGGCTTACCGACAGGCGCTCGCGAATATCCCAGGCGTGTCGTTGCTGCCCTATGACCCGACCGAACAGAACAGCTACCACTACGTGGTCATCGAGATAGCCCCCGAGTGTCCGGTCAGTCGGGATGATATCGTGGCAGCTCTGCACGCTGAGAACATCCTGGCCCGCAAATATTTCTGGCCCGGGGTGCACAAGATGCGACCCTATCGCGACCTGTTTCCCCATGCTCACCTAATGCTCTCGCAAACGGAGAAGGTGGCTGAATCTGTGATCATCCTTCCTACAGGCACCACCCTGCCCGAGTACGCCGTCAACACCGTTGCCGATATAATTCGAATCTGTATTTCGTCAGGCGTTACGGCCGCAAGCTCGGTCTCCTGAGCGTCGACGATGACACTATCGAAGTCATATCGGCGGGACCAGATACTTCGTTCTTGATCCGGCTCAGGGCCGCCAGCACCACAACCGACTGTCAGCGGGATACGTCCATGGAAAAGATTTCGCTCGTCGTCGTTGGTCCCGGGCTTATTGGCAAGCAGCACATCCGCCTGATCGGGGAGAACCCACGCTGCGAGCTCTGCGCCATTGTTGCCCCGGACCATGAAGCCAATCATGAGATCGCTCGCGCACAAGGCGTACCGATCTTCCAGTCACTCGAAGAATGTCTGCGCACTAAGGCCGTGGATGGAGTGATCATCGCCTCCCCCAACGAGTTCCATGCTGCACAGGCGGCTCTGTGCATCCAGGCCGACATTCCGGTACTCATTGAAAAGCCAATAACAGTGACGGTGGACGAAGGTGTGATCCTCGTCGATATGGCCGAACGCAGAAACGCCAAGGTAATGGTCGGTCATCATCGGGCGCATAGCCCGCTCCTGACGCTGGCGCGCGGCATCATTGAAGAAGGTCGCCTTGGACGCCTGGTAACCGTCATGGGCAGCGCCCAGTTTTACAAGCCTGCGCACTATTTCGAAGCAGGTCCTTGGCGTCGCGAGCCGGGTGGTGGCCCGATACTCATTAACCTGATTCATGAGATCGGCAATCTGCGCAGCCTGTGTGGAGAAATCACCGCAGTGCAAGCTATGTCGTCCTCGGCCGTGCGCCACTTTCCGGTCGAAGACACCGTGACGATCAACTTCGCTTTTGCCAACGGCGCACTCGGCACCTTCGTGCTCTCGGATACCGCCGCCACGGCGAAGAGCTGGGAGCAAACCTCGCGCGAGAATCCTGAGCTATCCGACCTACGCGGATGAAGATTGCTACATGATCGCTGGAACGGCGGGCTCCCTCGCCATACCCACGATGCGCCTCAAATCCTATGACAGCGACAAGGAGCCCTCATGGTGGGTTCCATTTCGCGAAGAGGTCCTGGACATTCGACGCGAAGACCCATTGACGCGCCAGCTTGAACATTTCGTGCAGGTCATTCAGGGACAATGCGCTCCGCTCGTTTCGGCGGCGGACGGTCTGCGCAATCTGATGGTGACGGAAGCGGTGCGCCATTCGGCCACAACACAAAAAACCGTATACCTCTGAGGCAATACACATGGCCAAGGTGCTGCTCGTTGACACCAACTTTTCTTCCGGACCGATCTACCGGGAACTCGCTTCTTTGGGGCATAACGTGCATGTCGTCGGGAACAACCCCAACGACTGTCTGGCCAAAGTTTCACCGAACTACCACAAACTGGACTACTCGAATCTCGACGCACTAAAGTCGCTGATCGACGGCGAGGGATTTGATTTCCTGGTACCCGGTTGCACCGACCGCTCGTACCTGTCCTGTGTAGCCGTCGGCAGCAACCAGTTCCCAGGGCTGGACCAGCCTGACAGCTGCGAAGCCATCTTCAACAAGAGCCGATTCCGCCAACTGGCGGAGCGCATCGGGCTTCCTGCGCCCCAGCGCTTCGCCGATGGCAGACACCCGCCGCATACCCCTGTCATCGTCAAACCTGTCGATGCATTCAGTGGAAAGGGGATCACCGTCCTGCGCGAGAATGACGAGCAGGGGTTCGAACGAGCGGTCGCATTAGCCCAGGTGGCATCCCCCAGTGGCGGGTATCTTGTTGAGGAATTTGTCGAGGGACAACTCCACAGTCATAGCGCATTTGTCCAGGGCGGCAAGGTCGTGCAGGATTTTCTGGTGTTGGAGGATGGCTCCGCCAACCCATTCGTCGTCGACACTAGCTGCGTTGTGCCAGATGCGCCCGCGGACATGCTGGCGCGTCTGCGCGCGTGCGCGGAAGACATGGCGGCCGAACTTGGCGCGGTCGATGGCCTGCTGCACACACAGTTCATCAGCCAGGGCAGCGATTTCAGGTTGATCGAAACGACACGACGCTGCCCGGGTGACCTGTACAGCCAGTTGATCGAGCTCAGTACAGGCTACCCATACGCACGAGCGTACATATTGCCCTTCCTTGGCCTGCCGATCGAGGAGCACTATGACAATCTGCGCTGGACCCCCATTCTGCGACACACCGTTACGCTGAAAGTAGCGCAAAGTTTCGCGTATCTGCATTTCAAAGCAGCCGTGCAGATCGAGCGCTGGGTACCCCTCAGCCTTGTCGGTGACCAGCTGAGCCCGAGCCCGCAAAGCCGCATTGGAGTGATGTTCTGCCGGGCCACCGACACACAAGAACTGGATCGCATTTATCAGACCGCCCTTCGGCGCGATCTGTACGAGATTCATGCCTGAGCGACCCTACAAATAACGGCCAGACACCCCGTGGCTCCCGTGGCCGGCTCGCGCAAGAGTGACACTCATAAGCTTCTCGCCCTGCTTCCCGGCTGATGCGCCAACCTGTCTGCGATACTAACCGCAACCATGATGCAGCACTCCCTGCTCAAGGCTGACCGGGTCGGCGTTGCTTTCTCTCAAGGTGACAACCGGTAGCCCTTCCCCGATGCCAAGCTGCTCCTATCCTTGCACCGGCCGGGGAGGTGAAAGGTTCGCCTTACGCAGGAACCACCAACAGCAACCCGCCATAAACACCTCCGTGGCCAGCAAGGACCAGGCAGCGCCTGCCGCCCCCATACGGGAATCCAGCAACAGATTGAGCACAATGATCAGCACAAATCCGAGGGCTTCTATACAGACTCGCGACATCTGTCGATCAAAAGCTGTCAGACCCGTCGCAGCGGCCTGATGCAACGCATACAAGACTGTCCAGGGTGCCAGCAACAGCAGGTAATGCGATGACTCTTCGAAGCTAGCCCCAAAAACCCGGGGCATCCAGGGTGAAACCAGCACGGCAAGCAAGGCGGCCATCACGGCGTAGCCCAGCCCGGACAGGGTGACAATAATCAGTGTTCTAGAGCCTGCCGGAGAACCGTGCTGCGCGAACAACCTCGGAAGTGCGGCACCTATCAGTGCAGACACCGGCAACACGAAGACGCTCATGACGCGGAAAGCTGCCGTGTAAGTGCCTGCCACCGTTGCACCGAGCATCTGCAGCAAAAGCACTTTGTCTACTTCCAGATAACTGGTGCTCACCAAGTTACCCACCGCATAACGAGAACCATCGCGCAACGTCGCGCGCATCGGCAACCGCCGCCGCCAGCTCGGCAAGCCACTTATGCTTACGATGACGCCATAGGCCACCAACGCGCCGATGACCGAGCCACCAAAATGCAAGCGCGCAACGTGTGTCGGCGTACCCTCTACGCCCAGCAGCAAACCCGCCACCACGCAAAGCAGCCTGGACACAGGTACCAGACACATGCATACGGCCCCTGCGGCGCCACGGTCCAGTGCAATGCAAAGACCGGTGGCTACCTGCGCTAGCGGCAACGCAACCAGCTCAGAGAGGGCCAACAAGCCCATTGAGGGGTAGTCAATGTGACCCGGCAATACAAGACTCACGCCGAGCATGAGCAGGCAGACCAACGCTGTTCCGGTCGTAAGCACCTGA
This genomic window from Dyella terrae contains:
- a CDS encoding ArnT family glycosyltransferase: MGRFLSVAKTLTLRAHAPQRKHAESTRQTHRVHAHPADGSVQCRDEIASISQKNEKIPGASISQPPSTLPGWLIQRNGFKGTRMSTSTTANARRYWLIAWIGVTLLALGLRWAYLSRMEVDGPLRGDAGQYVSYAWNLVHHGVFSKNAPGSANVVPDSFRDPGYPSLLAALMLVSDDFSPWYHHVLLFQGLLGALTVALLMAAARPWLGMKGAVVAGLLMAIWPHSITFTGYLLSETATAFWVALGLFLLQRTATRNSLPIMVGCGIAFGIAALTNAVMIPFAAILASIFWWRGNFTRSMALALAIASLLLPIAWGVRNAQLPPAESSSGRALLNAIQGSWPEYHASYIASIEGDPNAQRVQGSIQHEYDVAMTSRSAGMALVSARMGEHPLRYLGWYASKPALLWDWAIRMGQGNIYQYAALHSLLNEQPILKALVALCWVLNPLIMCLALAGVLLVWMKERGRSPLSLAVAVLAVYVTVVYSLLQAEPRYSIPFRGIELILAVEAVRQCLCWRAARNRRAGLSNWSRTATDDPTTM
- a CDS encoding pilin, with the translated sequence MKNVQKGFTLIELMIVVAIIAILAAIAIPQYQNYITKSQFSESQTIADGLKTPIVEYYNQTGICPTNSTTGFVTAASYSGKYVQQASLSGSGSGATQACIVTVTFKSTAGSVSSPLIGETVAITGQVGNGGAVTWACASTTILGKYMPQVCQGK
- a CDS encoding tetratricopeptide repeat protein; the encoded protein is MVNQVTSPSNHRQWQGYVLLALALLLTIIIYWPGLSGGWLFDDFPNIVNNRGVQPSTIDFRTLVHAALSAPASDLKRPLASLSFVANFVVSGLDPWSWKVTNLAIHLSNGLLVFVLARMLLLRSVASVPSSVKQQTTTAACIAGAWMILPVNLTAVLYVVQREESLANLFVLLGLIGYIAGRTSMLAPNPSVAHTDRSWRGIALCSLSIIVPTFIGALAKETAVMLPLYALGIEWVLFASKQQHENPPQHSRFDWRIGALFIVTLLLPMAIGLAWLVPGLLNPANWATRDFTLGTRLLTEARVVVSYLLWTVFPTPHMLSFYHDQYRISSGLLTPWTTLASMLALTALLGLAVGVRRRFPCVALGILWFLSCHLLTGTVLPLELVYEHRNYFASASVMLAIVPLLTAPAPPRTGSTSNPIPSTGALPLALPRHLLFGGLVVCWAALTLVTSYAWGDPLRLSRDLASRGPDSPRAMYELGRTYIIYSKYDPASPYTSLAYDALEKAAALPESSILPQQALIFMNSRMHLPLKDRWWDSMITKLKARKSTVQDESSLEELSSCQTIGECDLPKQRMLEAYMAALSHPNPSARLLNMYGMYAWEVLDDHALALRMLQDAVAANPKEPAYRVTLVRMLTDMNRLEEARLALNDLQPFNLAGHMDQGIGRLNAAIVAKEKGNTSPTQNGAVK
- a CDS encoding DegT/DnrJ/EryC1/StrS family aminotransferase encodes the protein MSRLDQVLDNQWLTNNGPMVQEFEREIAEKLGVKHCVAMCNGTIALEIAIRALQLEGEVIVPSWTFVATAHALYWQGITPVFADIDPATHNLDPASVRCMITPRTSGIIGVHLWGRAAPVRELQDIADEHRLKLMFDAAHAFGSTYRGETIGRFGACEVLSFHATKSFNTFEGGAVATNDDELADTMRLMRNFGFSGYDNVIHPGTNGKMVEVCAAMGLANLLSHESVVVANRENYEAYRQALANIPGVSLLPYDPTEQNSYHYVVIEIAPECPVSRDDIVAALHAENILARKYFWPGVHKMRPYRDLFPHAHLMLSQTEKVAESVIILPTGTTLPEYAVNTVADIIRICISSGVTAASSVS
- a CDS encoding Gfo/Idh/MocA family protein, whose product is MEKISLVVVGPGLIGKQHIRLIGENPRCELCAIVAPDHEANHEIARAQGVPIFQSLEECLRTKAVDGVIIASPNEFHAAQAALCIQADIPVLIEKPITVTVDEGVILVDMAERRNAKVMVGHHRAHSPLLTLARGIIEEGRLGRLVTVMGSAQFYKPAHYFEAGPWRREPGGGPILINLIHEIGNLRSLCGEITAVQAMSSSAVRHFPVEDTVTINFAFANGALGTFVLSDTAATAKSWEQTSRENPELSDLRG
- a CDS encoding Gfo/Idh/MocA family oxidoreductase, producing MIAGTAGSLAIPTMRLKSYDSDKEPSWWVPFREEVLDIRREDPLTRQLEHFVQVIQGQCAPLVSAADGLRNLMVTEAVRHSATTQKTVYL
- a CDS encoding ATP-grasp domain-containing protein — its product is MAKVLLVDTNFSSGPIYRELASLGHNVHVVGNNPNDCLAKVSPNYHKLDYSNLDALKSLIDGEGFDFLVPGCTDRSYLSCVAVGSNQFPGLDQPDSCEAIFNKSRFRQLAERIGLPAPQRFADGRHPPHTPVIVKPVDAFSGKGITVLRENDEQGFERAVALAQVASPSGGYLVEEFVEGQLHSHSAFVQGGKVVQDFLVLEDGSANPFVVDTSCVVPDAPADMLARLRACAEDMAAELGAVDGLLHTQFISQGSDFRLIETTRRCPGDLYSQLIELSTGYPYARAYILPFLGLPIEEHYDNLRWTPILRHTVTLKVAQSFAYLHFKAAVQIERWVPLSLVGDQLSPSPQSRIGVMFCRATDTQELDRIYQTALRRDLYEIHA
- a CDS encoding lipopolysaccharide biosynthesis protein, producing the protein MEVGIFKGLLGRLGVGRLGRNALLSTIGLAIRAVVQAGYLLVLSHWMGASGYGLFAGSVAAATLISPLSGWGIAVVLTQRVARTPSESKGAWAEAILQVLTTGTALVCLLMLGVSLVLPGHIDYPSMGLLALSELVALPLAQVATGLCIALDRGAAGAVCMCLVPVSRLLCVVAGLLLGVEGTPTHVARLHFGGSVIGALVAYGVIVSISGLPSWRRRLPMRATLRDGSRYAVGNLVSTSYLEVDKVLLLQMLGATVAGTYTAAFRVMSVFVLPVSALIGAALPRLFAQHGSPAGSRTLIIVTLSGLGYAVMAALLAVLVSPWMPRVFGASFEESSHYLLLLAPWTVLYALHQAAATGLTAFDRQMSRVCIEALGFVLIIVLNLLLDSRMGAAGAAWSLLATEVFMAGCCWWFLRKANLSPPRPVQG